In Haematobia irritans isolate KBUSLIRL chromosome 1, ASM5000362v1, whole genome shotgun sequence, a genomic segment contains:
- the LOC142221363 gene encoding E3 SUMO-protein ligase ZBED1-like: MFHNIWLKYTLHVRSKFITMAPSPAWQYFEKINDGTNAQCKICNKVLKFHGSTTSLSSHLMIIHKIELKKPSPKVSQNPATSEVEVAFVGPLDKSFKTVTTFSAGGYKFNIMMDALMFMVVKDNLPLQTPQKEGFQLFCKKLQPLYKPPSVITFVQNLNKKYGELSGKVKKELETVDSVCLTTDLWTHKHTMQGYLGLTAHYLLGTNIKSVELGAYPMDERKTIENLRVRLREICDSWGLHDEKISAILSDGGANVKGAIRQEFGNFKHISCFAHSINNIGQRVIDINIQTNTQAPLDVPDSSGDEEELDFVSELADNVEISPLRQLLRKVKSIVRFFRSSEVATKELKQQQLQSGNKNCLKLIQEVRTRWNSCYEMVERFLLLADHVGRVLLQMHMDRVSRSKAPIMLNGDELDALTEVRDILKPLWNITKEISSEKTVTLSKCIPLVVALKMKIMDFNPSTKIGKQLQDKLSKEVDNKYHSIESVKAYAAATLLDPRFKKIAFSKIQDVPRVIMYLGELIQAEIEKTRCNLPTIYEEHEVEVVPADPDDIWHYIDSTVSKEKQLFEEHDNALPLQLRQFLNTPTVNRKANPNPFIAWEVIQNEYPYVWKIAKKMLPIVATSVPSERLFSHAGIIANQLRNRISPQHLNQLVFLRSLEEKMWF; encoded by the exons ATGTTTCATAATATATGGTTAAAATACACATTACATGTGCGAA GCAAGTTCATTACTATGGCTCCTAGTCCAGCTTggcaatatttcgaaaaaattaatgATGGCACTAATGCTCAgtgcaaaatttgcaataaggtGCTAAAATTTCACGGAAGCACAACAAGTCTCTCCAGCCACTTGATGattattcataaaattgaattgaaaaaaccTTCTCCTAAAgtgtctcaaaatcctgcaacatCAGAGGTGGAAGTAGCTTTCGTTGGCCCATtagataaaagttttaaaactgtTACTACATTTTCAG CTGGCGGCTACAAATTCAACATTATGATGGATGCCCTAATGTTCATGGTGGTTAAAGACAACTTGCCTTTACAGACACCACAGAAGGAAGGTTTTCAACTATTTTGCAAGAAACTACAGCCACTATACAAACCACCAAGTGTTATaacttttgttcaaaatttgaacaaaaaatatggGGAACTGTCTGGAAAAGTTAAGAAAGAATTAGAAACAGTGGACTCAGTGTGCTTGACAACAGATTTGTGGACGCATAAACATACCATGCAGGGATATCTGGGATTAACCGCACATTATTTGCTAG gaacaaatataaaaagtgtTGAACTAGGGGCGTACCCTATGGATGAGCGCAAAACCATAGAGAATTTAAGAGTTAGGCTGCGGGAAATTTGTGATTCATGGGGGCTTCATGATGAAAAAATTTCTGCCATTTTATCGGATGGTGGTGCAAATGTAAAAGGTGCAATCAGGCAAGAATTTGGAAACTTTAAACACATATCGTGTTTTGCTCATTCAATCAATAACATTGGTCAACGCGTCATAGATATAAACATTCAAACAAATACACAAGCTCCTTTGGATGTTCCAGACTCTTCCGGCGATGAAGAAGAATTGGATTTTGTTTCTGAATTAGCAGACAACGTTGAAATTTCTCCATTGCGGCAGCTACTTCGCAAAGTAAAATCTATAGTTAGATTCTTTAGAAGTAGTGAAGTGGCCACCAAAGAACTGAAGCAACAACAATTACAaagtggaaataaaaattgtttaaaacttATCCAAGAAGTACGTACACGCTGGAATTCGTGTTACGAAATGGTTGAACGTTTTCTTCTTCTTGCCGATCATGTTGGAAGAGTATTATTGCAAATGCACATGGACAGAGTTTCCCGATCCAAAGCCCCAATAATGCTAAATGGTGACGAATTAGACGCATTAACAGAAGTTCGTGATATTTTAAAACCACTTTGGAATATAACCAAAGAAATTAGTTctgaaaaaacagttactctcagcAAATGTATTCCTTTGGTTGTAGCCCTGAAAATG AAAATAATGGATTTTAACCCTTCCACAAAGATTGGGAAACAACTTCAGGACAAATTAAGTAAGGAGGTTGACAATAAATATCATTCCATCGAATCAGTTAAAGCATATGCAGCAGCAACATTGCTTGATCCacgctttaaaaaaattgcatttagcAAAATTCAGGATGTGCCACGGGTTATTATGTATCTGG GCGAACTAATACAAGCCGAAATTGAAAAAACACGCTGTAATTTACCAACTATTTATGAAGAACATGAAGTCGAAGTTGTTCCAGCAGATCCAGATGACATCTGGCATTACATTGACAGCACTGTAtcgaaagaaaaacaattattcGAGGAACATGACAATGCACTTCCACTTCAGTTACGCCAATTTTTAAATACACCGACTGTCAATCGTAAGGCAAACCCTAACCCATTTATAGCTTGGGAAGTAATTCAAAACGAGTATCCATATGTTtggaaaatagctaaaaaaatgttgccaattgtTGCAACTTCAGTTCCATCTGAAAGGCTATTTTCACATGCAGGAATCATAGCAAACCAATTGCGAAATCGCATATCACCACAACATCTAAATCAATTGGTGTTTTTGCGAtctttagaagaaaaaatgtggtTCTAA